One stretch of Juglans microcarpa x Juglans regia isolate MS1-56 chromosome 3D, Jm3101_v1.0, whole genome shotgun sequence DNA includes these proteins:
- the LOC121255898 gene encoding brassinosteroid-responsive RING protein 1-like, with protein sequence MNWVDFLHIKPHSRSICSFSTARPFICAFFTCFMGLPCVSSKFPKLTHFITFQNLFPGNLVKEFILFLQFSYLSLLRQLFFFRDGEDIRPSPSLVPVPFHLIGESIKRHLPSVQYGDILKRRGICIAKEYICVVCMNSIEANDGVRELCNCCHVFHKECLDVWIGQGQATCPLCRAKLFPLIQREELGTLGGDPWRMERMVYLFGEDYVMGSS encoded by the coding sequence ATGAACTGGGTAGACTTTCTGCATATAAAACCCCATTCAAGATCCATCTGCTCATTCAGTACTGCTCGTCCTTTCATTTGTGCCTTCTTTACTTGCTTCATGGGTTTACCTTGCGTTAGCAGTAAGTTTCCAAAGCTCACTCATTTTATCACCTTTCAAAACCTTTTTCCGGGCAACCTCGTAAAAGAATTCATCCTCTTTTTGCAATTCTCATACCTGTCCCTTCTCAGGcaactcttcttcttcagagATGGCGAGGATATTCGGCCATCTCCATCATTGGTGCCCGTCCCCTTCCACCTCATAGGCGAATCCATCAAGAGGCATCTTCCTTCAGTTCAATATGgagatattctcaaaagaagagGAATTTGTATAGCCAAGGAATATATCTGCGTTGTGTGCATGAATTCCATAGAGGCCAACGACGGCGTTAGAGAGCTCTGCAATTGCTGCCACGTTTTCCACAAGGAGTGCCTTGATGTTTGGATTGGTCAGGGCCAGGCAACATGTCCTTTGTGCAGAGCCAAGCTATTTCCATTAATCCAAAGAGAAGAGCTTGGAACATTGGGAGGTGATCCATGGAGAATGGAGAGAATGGTTTACTTGTTTGGTGAGGATTATGTAATGGGTTCTTCTTGA